One Halobacterium zhouii genomic region harbors:
- a CDS encoding HIT family protein, whose translation MSEDCIFCSIVDGEIPARVVHEGEEAIAFLDANPLAPGHTLVIPKTHNERLADMDEDTANAVFQTLYDLVDVVERGVDADGANVGFNDGEAAGQEVPHVHGHIIPRFEGDGGYPLHAVAGESPDLSEDELDEIASDIESRAND comes from the coding sequence ATGAGCGAGGACTGCATCTTCTGTTCGATTGTCGACGGCGAGATTCCCGCGCGCGTCGTCCACGAGGGCGAGGAAGCCATCGCGTTCCTCGACGCGAACCCGCTCGCGCCCGGGCACACGCTCGTCATCCCGAAGACCCACAACGAGCGACTCGCGGACATGGACGAGGACACCGCGAACGCCGTCTTCCAGACGCTATACGACCTGGTCGACGTCGTCGAGAGGGGCGTCGACGCGGACGGCGCCAACGTCGGGTTCAACGACGGCGAGGCCGCCGGCCAGGAGGTGCCCCACGTCCACGGCCACATCATCCCGCGCTTCGAGGGCGACGGCGGCTACCCGCTGCACGCCGTCGCCGGCGAGTCGCCGGACCTCTCCGAGGACGAACTCGACGAGATAGCGAGCGACATCGAATCCCGCGCGAACGACTAA
- a CDS encoding ParA family protein: MDTRTAAFVGVAGGAGATRLAVETAAVLARDGASVGVLDAAFATQGLSQYVAGRIDADATELFADETVDPADARYDLVSDTADDRASDTAGELAAYPAFAPFAALAEAKTPTAAERLGDRLTDLADAHDYVVVDTPPVASNQAVAAVTSAGRVAAVLPAGDRGVDSLQRARGRLADVGSGGESDSSTRQTESDGGFDLAIANRTSESIPDADLAVPEHAETGVPTAPVALDGDGAFTASVASLAESVFDTTVDVDIADESLLEEARRKLP; this comes from the coding sequence ATGGACACACGAACCGCCGCGTTCGTCGGCGTCGCCGGCGGCGCGGGCGCGACCCGCCTCGCCGTCGAAACCGCCGCCGTACTCGCCCGCGACGGCGCGTCAGTCGGCGTCCTCGACGCCGCGTTCGCCACGCAGGGCCTCTCGCAGTACGTCGCCGGCCGCATCGACGCGGACGCCACCGAACTGTTCGCGGACGAGACAGTCGACCCCGCGGACGCCCGGTACGACCTCGTGAGCGACACCGCGGACGACCGGGCGTCCGACACGGCCGGCGAACTCGCGGCGTACCCCGCGTTCGCGCCGTTCGCGGCGCTCGCCGAGGCGAAGACACCGACCGCCGCCGAGCGCCTCGGCGACCGGCTGACCGACCTCGCCGACGCACACGACTACGTCGTCGTCGACACGCCGCCGGTCGCCAGCAACCAGGCCGTCGCCGCGGTCACGAGCGCCGGCCGCGTCGCCGCCGTGCTGCCGGCCGGCGACCGCGGCGTCGACAGCCTCCAGCGCGCCCGCGGCCGCCTCGCAGACGTCGGAAGCGGCGGCGAGTCGGACTCGTCGACTCGTCAGACAGAGTCTGACGGCGGGTTCGACCTCGCGATCGCCAACCGAACGAGCGAGAGCATTCCGGACGCCGACCTCGCAGTCCCCGAGCACGCGGAGACGGGCGTTCCGACCGCGCCGGTCGCGCTCGACGGCGACGGAGCGTTCACCGCTTCGGTCGCTTCGCTCGCGGAATCCGTCTTCGACACCACCGTGGACGTCGACATCGCGGACGAGTCGCTGCTCGAGGAGGCGCGTCGTAAACTGCCGTAG
- a CDS encoding transcription initiation factor IIB, with the protein MSQSATCPECQGDVHRRNTESVCANCGLVVDEDRIDRGPEWRTFEGDDRNPERTGAPLTRSRHDRGLSTKIGRSTRLKGRKRRQFARMRRQHKRASIPSKADRNQVYGFTDIRRLVGALSLPRSVRDQACALFDSAQSEGLLPGRSIEGFSAAAVYAVCRTNGVSRTLDEVEEVARADESEIQAAYDAMNRELGLPTGPIDPREYLPRYATELDLGNDVERAARGFADTAEERNLVSGRNPSGVAAACLYAAAQEHGVGLTQADAADVADVTAVTLRSNYYDLQD; encoded by the coding sequence ATGAGTCAGTCAGCGACCTGCCCCGAGTGCCAGGGGGACGTGCACCGCCGAAACACCGAATCCGTCTGCGCGAACTGCGGGCTCGTCGTCGACGAGGACCGCATCGACCGCGGGCCCGAATGGCGAACCTTCGAGGGTGACGACCGCAACCCCGAGCGCACCGGCGCGCCGCTCACGCGCTCTCGCCACGACCGCGGCCTCTCGACGAAGATCGGGCGCTCCACCCGCCTGAAGGGGCGCAAGCGCCGCCAGTTCGCGCGGATGCGCCGCCAGCACAAGCGCGCGTCCATCCCGTCGAAGGCCGACCGCAACCAGGTGTACGGCTTCACCGACATCCGCCGGCTCGTCGGCGCGCTCTCGCTCCCGCGGAGCGTCCGCGACCAGGCGTGCGCGCTGTTCGACTCCGCCCAGAGCGAGGGACTGCTCCCCGGGCGCTCCATCGAGGGGTTCAGCGCCGCCGCGGTCTACGCGGTCTGCCGGACGAACGGCGTCTCGCGGACGCTCGACGAGGTCGAGGAGGTCGCGCGCGCAGACGAATCCGAGATTCAGGCGGCTTACGACGCGATGAACCGCGAACTCGGCCTCCCCACCGGCCCCATCGACCCGCGAGAGTACCTCCCCCGGTACGCCACCGAGCTCGACCTCGGGAACGACGTCGAGCGCGCCGCACGTGGCTTCGCGGACACCGCCGAAGAACGGAACCTGGTCTCCGGCCGGAATCCAAGTGGCGTCGCGGCGGCGTGCCTCTATGCCGCCGCCCAGGAGCACGGCGTCGGGCTCACGCAGGCCGACGCCGCCGACGTCGCCGACGTGACGGCCGTCACGCTCCGCTCGAACTACTACGACCTCCAGGACTGA
- a CDS encoding MinD/ParA family ATP-binding protein codes for MILAVCGGKGGVGKTTTALNLAAELGAVLVDADLGMADVPAGRGPDLHDVLAGRATAVEAVQDEGYEGPSGVRRLPCGRTLAGAREGDPRELVGVLERVDEEYGDAVVDCPAGLRADVGLPLLAADASVLVTTPDRAAIADALRARSLAVELDAGLAAVAYNRARGSSERVAETLGAPVVAIPADERVDAALASGRPVRTVAPESKAARGYASLAERVRVCEE; via the coding sequence GTGATTCTCGCGGTCTGCGGCGGGAAAGGCGGCGTGGGGAAGACGACGACGGCGCTGAACCTCGCCGCCGAACTGGGCGCCGTGCTCGTGGACGCGGACCTCGGGATGGCGGACGTGCCGGCGGGACGCGGCCCGGACCTCCACGACGTGCTCGCGGGCCGCGCGACCGCCGTCGAGGCGGTGCAAGACGAGGGCTACGAGGGTCCGTCGGGCGTCCGTCGGTTGCCCTGCGGGCGAACGCTGGCGGGGGCGCGCGAGGGTGACCCCCGCGAACTCGTGGGGGTTCTCGAGCGCGTCGACGAGGAGTACGGTGACGCGGTCGTGGACTGTCCGGCGGGGTTGCGCGCCGACGTCGGCTTGCCGCTGCTCGCGGCGGACGCCAGCGTGCTCGTGACGACGCCGGACCGCGCGGCCATCGCGGACGCGCTGCGGGCGCGGTCGCTCGCGGTGGAACTGGACGCGGGGCTCGCAGCGGTCGCGTACAATCGCGCGCGTGGGTCGAGCGAGCGCGTCGCGGAGACGCTGGGCGCGCCGGTCGTCGCGATTCCGGCCGACGAGCGGGTGGACGCGGCGCTCGCGTCGGGGCGACCCGTGCGCACCGTCGCGCCGGAGTCGAAGGCCGCGAGGGGGTACGCGTCGCTCGCGGAGCGGGTGCGAGTCTGCGAGGAGTAG
- a CDS encoding ATP-binding protein, whose amino-acid sequence MAQAANQELVDRFEEFFRRYYSDDIGELAREYPRESKSLELDWRDLYQMDPDLADDFINHPDQLTEAAEEALRLYDLPVDVSLGQAHVRLHGLEEHTEIRDIRAEHLNTLISVKGMVRKATDVKPKIERAVFVCQRCGAETEVPQGDAGFQEPYQCESCERQGPFKLDPERSEFVDAQKLRIQESPEGLAGGETPQSIDVHIEDDITGEVTAGDHVTGTGVLRLDQSEGTNESPVFDLYMEGDSIVIEDEEFEEMDITEEDKEQIVEISEREDIYEQMVDSMAPAIYGHREAKLAMMLQLFSGVTKKLPDESRIRGDLHMLLIGDPGTGKCVRGNTTVTLANGTQHEIRDLVESNLDDPQPIDDGVWDEADLKVPSLAPDGTLTQRRATKVWKREAPDKMYEVRTASGREVTVTPSHPLFVPGALGHEAVRADELSEGQPIAVAPDTVSTEKSLSTDGGVVAKSSGECSPDVPVEIEWSRIESIEPVEPEDDWVYDLEIEGTHNYLTNGVISHNSQMISYVQNIAPRSVYTSGKGSSSAGLTAAAVRDDFGDGQQWTLEAGALVLADQGVAAVDELDKMAAEDRSAMHEALEQQKISVSKAGINATLKSRCSLLGAANPKYGRFDQYEPIGEQIDLEPALISRFDLIFTVTDEPDEEEDSRLAQHIIQTNYAGELQTQNNRLANANHSDEEIESQTEAVAPAIDAPLLRKYIAYARRSCYPTMTDEAKSAIEEFYVDLRSRGQDEDAPVPVTARKLEALVRLAEASARLRLSDTVEIDDAERVIGIVRSCLQDIGVDPETGEFDADVVETGRSKTQRDRVKNVKALIEEIEEEYDEGAPIDEVLDRAEEIGMDAEKAEHQIEKLKEKGELYQPNKDHLRGI is encoded by the coding sequence ATGGCGCAGGCCGCAAACCAGGAACTCGTGGACAGGTTCGAGGAGTTCTTCCGCCGGTACTACAGCGACGACATCGGGGAACTCGCCCGCGAGTACCCGCGGGAGTCCAAGTCTCTCGAGTTGGACTGGCGGGACCTCTACCAGATGGACCCGGATCTGGCCGACGACTTCATCAACCACCCGGACCAGCTCACGGAGGCCGCCGAGGAGGCCCTCAGGCTGTACGACCTCCCGGTGGACGTCAGCCTCGGTCAAGCCCACGTCCGCCTGCACGGCCTCGAGGAGCACACCGAAATCCGGGACATCCGCGCTGAACACCTGAACACGCTCATCAGCGTCAAGGGGATGGTGCGGAAGGCGACCGACGTCAAGCCGAAGATCGAGCGCGCGGTGTTCGTCTGCCAGCGCTGTGGCGCCGAGACCGAGGTGCCACAGGGCGACGCGGGGTTCCAGGAGCCATACCAGTGCGAGTCCTGCGAGCGCCAGGGGCCGTTCAAACTCGACCCCGAGCGCTCGGAGTTCGTGGACGCCCAGAAGCTTCGCATTCAGGAGTCCCCCGAGGGACTGGCGGGCGGGGAGACCCCACAGAGCATCGACGTTCACATCGAGGATGACATCACCGGCGAGGTGACGGCGGGCGACCACGTCACCGGTACGGGCGTGCTCCGTCTCGACCAGAGCGAGGGGACCAACGAGTCCCCCGTCTTCGACCTCTACATGGAGGGTGATTCCATCGTCATCGAGGACGAGGAGTTCGAGGAGATGGACATCACGGAGGAGGACAAGGAGCAGATCGTGGAGATCTCCGAGCGCGAGGACATCTACGAGCAGATGGTGGACTCGATGGCGCCCGCCATCTACGGCCACCGGGAGGCGAAACTCGCGATGATGCTGCAGTTGTTCTCCGGCGTCACGAAGAAACTCCCCGACGAGTCCCGCATCCGCGGCGACCTCCACATGCTCCTCATCGGGGACCCCGGTACGGGGAAGTGCGTTCGCGGGAACACGACGGTCACACTCGCGAACGGGACCCAGCACGAAATCCGGGACCTCGTCGAATCGAATCTCGATGACCCACAGCCAATCGACGACGGCGTCTGGGACGAGGCCGACCTGAAAGTGCCGTCACTCGCGCCAGACGGTACACTTACGCAGCGGCGCGCGACGAAGGTCTGGAAGCGAGAAGCACCCGATAAGATGTACGAGGTGCGGACGGCAAGCGGTCGTGAGGTGACGGTGACGCCGAGTCATCCACTGTTCGTACCCGGTGCGCTCGGCCACGAGGCAGTTCGCGCCGACGAACTCAGTGAGGGGCAACCTATCGCGGTCGCACCTGACACCGTTAGCACTGAGAAATCGTTGAGCACAGACGGTGGGGTCGTTGCAAAGAGTTCCGGCGAGTGCAGTCCGGACGTACCCGTGGAAATCGAATGGAGTCGCATCGAATCCATCGAACCAGTCGAACCCGAGGACGACTGGGTGTACGACCTCGAAATCGAGGGGACGCACAACTACCTGACGAACGGCGTCATCTCGCACAACTCCCAGATGATTTCCTACGTGCAAAATATCGCACCGCGCTCCGTCTACACCTCCGGCAAGGGCTCGTCTTCTGCCGGTCTCACGGCGGCAGCAGTTCGCGACGACTTCGGGGACGGCCAGCAGTGGACCCTCGAAGCGGGCGCGCTCGTGCTCGCGGACCAGGGCGTCGCGGCGGTGGACGAACTCGACAAGATGGCCGCAGAGGACCGCTCGGCGATGCACGAGGCGCTCGAACAGCAGAAGATCTCGGTGTCGAAGGCGGGCATCAACGCCACCCTCAAGTCGCGGTGTTCGCTGCTCGGCGCGGCGAACCCGAAGTACGGGCGCTTCGACCAGTACGAGCCAATCGGCGAGCAGATCGACCTCGAACCCGCGCTCATCTCGCGGTTCGACCTCATCTTCACGGTGACGGACGAACCCGACGAAGAGGAGGACTCGCGGCTCGCCCAGCACATCATCCAGACGAACTACGCGGGCGAACTCCAAACCCAGAACAATCGCCTGGCGAACGCGAATCACTCCGACGAGGAGATAGAGAGCCAGACGGAGGCGGTCGCGCCAGCCATCGACGCGCCGCTACTCCGGAAGTACATCGCGTACGCCCGGCGGTCGTGTTACCCGACGATGACCGACGAGGCGAAGTCGGCCATCGAGGAGTTCTACGTCGACTTGCGCTCCCGCGGCCAAGACGAGGACGCGCCTGTCCCCGTCACGGCCCGGAAACTCGAAGCACTGGTGCGTCTCGCGGAAGCGTCGGCGCGCCTGCGGCTCTCCGACACGGTCGAGATAGACGACGCAGAGCGCGTTATCGGTATCGTGCGCTCGTGTCTGCAGGACATCGGCGTCGACCCGGAGACCGGTGAGTTCGACGCCGACGTCGTCGAGACGGGGCGCTCGAAGACCCAGCGCGACCGCGTGAAGAACGTCAAAGCGCTCATAGAGGAGATCGAAGAGGAGTACGACGAGGGCGCACCGATCGACGAGGTCCTCGACCGCGCCGAAGAGATCGGCATGGACGCGGAGAAGGCCGAACACCAGATCGAGAAGCTCAAGGAGAAGGGAGAGCTCTACCAGCCGAACAAGGATCACCTGCGTGGTATCTGA
- a CDS encoding HalOD1 output domain-containing protein — translation MHRCSRLWWSEHTLPVLTTGLAVASLAYLPFSYAPGLSDVPSIIVPFVLSLVVGAFTFQLRERGYETTQIEQIGRFGWLGVVIASVVGGWWALSSVRRGASFVSVSDQLLTVLSVGLGAGVLLGSSTARQERVRPYEGHDRVLAEGTWTNYSGPNPVLVAVVEQLSELEGSDPMDVDTPLHDYIDPDVLEKLTARNDSQWQLRFYTDGYQIRVSGQGTVTVYDADSWADDRVVGDGRALR, via the coding sequence ATGCACCGATGCTCGCGGTTATGGTGGAGCGAGCACACTCTCCCGGTGCTCACCACTGGGCTTGCAGTCGCGTCACTCGCGTACCTTCCGTTCAGTTACGCGCCGGGACTGTCGGACGTTCCGAGTATCATCGTTCCGTTCGTCCTCTCTCTTGTGGTCGGCGCCTTCACGTTTCAACTGCGGGAGCGAGGGTACGAGACCACGCAGATCGAACAGATCGGTCGATTCGGGTGGTTGGGGGTAGTTATCGCGTCGGTCGTCGGTGGCTGGTGGGCGCTGAGTTCGGTCCGCCGCGGGGCGTCGTTCGTCTCCGTGAGCGACCAACTGCTCACCGTCCTGAGCGTCGGCCTCGGCGCCGGAGTGCTGCTCGGCAGTTCCACCGCTCGACAGGAGCGCGTTCGGCCGTACGAGGGACACGACCGCGTTCTCGCGGAGGGAACGTGGACCAACTACTCCGGGCCGAACCCCGTGTTGGTCGCGGTCGTCGAGCAGCTCTCGGAACTCGAAGGAAGCGATCCGATGGACGTGGACACTCCGTTACACGACTACATCGACCCAGATGTCCTCGAGAAACTGACTGCGCGCAACGACAGCCAGTGGCAACTGCGGTTCTACACGGACGGGTACCAGATTCGGGTCAGTGGCCAGGGCACCGTGACGGTGTACGACGCTGATTCGTGGGCGGACGACCGCGTCGTAGGAGACGGCCGGGCGCTCCGATGA
- a CDS encoding pro-sigmaK processing inhibitor BofA family protein yields MATGFEIGILAVVLVALFGAYAVIRAIKPFIVNAVLGLLVILLAQYLGAEVAVTPLALLVVAVGGIPGAILVILLAYAGVAFLPALLLV; encoded by the coding sequence ATGGCGACTGGATTCGAAATCGGAATCCTGGCCGTCGTGCTCGTCGCGCTGTTCGGCGCGTACGCCGTGATTCGCGCCATCAAACCGTTCATCGTGAACGCCGTGCTCGGCCTCCTGGTCATCCTGCTCGCGCAGTACCTCGGCGCCGAGGTGGCGGTGACGCCGCTCGCGTTGCTGGTGGTCGCGGTCGGCGGGATTCCCGGCGCGATACTCGTCATCCTGCTCGCGTACGCCGGCGTCGCGTTCCTGCCGGCGCTCCTGCTGGTGTGA